The following are encoded together in the Candidatus Methylomirabilota bacterium genome:
- a CDS encoding ABC transporter ATP-binding protein: MASPIVRTERLTRSFGSLMAVAQVDFEVERGELRSIIGPNGAGKTTFFRLISGEMAPSAGRIWFDGREITGLPQHRVSRLGVAKSYQITNIFPHLSVLENVRVAAQTYRLSFNFWGRAVALTGIRDKAGAILKQVGLWDKRTLLAAHLSHGEQRHLELGIALSTDPTLLLLDEPTAGMSPEETDETIRLIRRIAEGRTVILIEHKMKVVMNISDRITVLHQGQVLAEGSPAEIRANLRVQQTYLGAAK, encoded by the coding sequence ATGGCCTCTCCCATCGTTCGCACCGAGCGCCTGACCCGAAGCTTCGGCAGCCTCATGGCCGTGGCGCAGGTGGACTTCGAAGTCGAGCGCGGCGAGCTGCGCTCGATCATCGGCCCGAACGGCGCGGGCAAGACGACCTTCTTCCGACTGATCTCGGGCGAGATGGCGCCCTCCGCCGGCCGAATCTGGTTCGACGGCCGGGAGATCACCGGCCTGCCGCAGCACCGCGTCTCGCGCCTCGGCGTCGCCAAGTCGTACCAGATCACCAACATCTTCCCGCATCTCTCGGTGCTCGAAAATGTCCGCGTCGCCGCGCAGACGTACCGCCTCTCGTTCAACTTCTGGGGACGCGCCGTCGCGCTCACCGGCATCCGCGACAAGGCCGGTGCCATCCTGAAGCAGGTCGGCCTCTGGGACAAGCGGACGCTCCTCGCCGCCCATCTCTCTCACGGCGAGCAGCGCCACCTCGAGCTCGGCATCGCGCTCTCGACCGACCCGACGCTCCTCCTGCTCGACGAGCCCACGGCCGGCATGAGCCCGGAGGAGACCGACGAGACCATCCGCCTGATCCGCCGCATCGCCGAGGGGCGCACCGTGATTTTGATCGAGCACAAGATGAAGGTCGTCATGAACATCTCCGACCGCATCACCGTGCTGCACCAGGGCCAGGTGCTGGCCGAGGGCAGCCCCGCCGAGATCCGCGCCAACCTGCGCGTGCAGCAGACCTACCTGGGCGCCGCCAAGTGA
- a CDS encoding xanthine dehydrogenase family protein subunit M — translation MKPVPFAYHRPASLDEALALMERYGADGRVLAGGQSLVPALNMRLAAPAALIDINRLPGLDGISLEPEGLVIGALARHEAVEASPLVARHAPLIAQAMPHVGHRAIRTRGTVGGTVALADPAAELPACLVALDAIVRVTGRGSRRDIPVQRFFRGIYTTDLAPGEIVTAVVALPIGPGWRSRFTELARRHGDYALVGLAAHCRVEGGVIREARLAFCGVGATPVRASRAEATLSGRRPDADVVAEAGRALDADLDPPGDVHASPALRRHLARVLLARAVAQIVT, via the coding sequence GTGAAGCCCGTCCCGTTCGCCTATCACCGGCCCGCCTCTCTCGACGAGGCCCTGGCGCTGATGGAGCGCTACGGCGCCGACGGCCGCGTCCTGGCTGGCGGCCAGAGCCTGGTGCCCGCCCTCAACATGCGTCTCGCCGCACCCGCCGCGCTCATCGACATCAACCGTCTGCCCGGGCTCGACGGGATCAGCCTGGAGCCGGAGGGGCTCGTCATCGGCGCGCTGGCGCGGCACGAGGCCGTGGAGGCCTCGCCGCTCGTCGCCCGGCATGCGCCGCTGATTGCCCAGGCGATGCCTCACGTCGGCCACCGTGCGATCAGAACTCGAGGCACCGTCGGCGGCACCGTCGCGCTCGCCGATCCGGCGGCCGAGCTGCCGGCCTGTCTCGTCGCCCTCGACGCGATCGTCCGTGTGACAGGGCGGGGGAGCCGGCGCGACATTCCGGTGCAGCGCTTCTTCCGCGGCATCTATACGACGGACCTCGCGCCGGGCGAGATCGTGACGGCCGTCGTGGCGCTGCCCATCGGGCCCGGCTGGCGCTCCCGCTTCACCGAGCTGGCCCGGCGCCACGGCGACTACGCCCTGGTCGGCCTCGCCGCCCACTGTCGCGTCGAGGGCGGGGTCATCAGGGAGGCGCGGCTGGCGTTTTGCGGCGTCGGCGCGACGCCCGTCCGCGCCTCGCGCGCGGAGGCCACGCTCTCTGGCCGCCGCCCCGATGCCGACGTCGTGGCGGAGGCGGGCCGCGCCCTCGATGCCGACCTCGACCCTCCGGGCGATGTCCACGCGAGTCCCGCGCTGAGACGTCATCTTGCCCGCGTGCTGCTCGCCCGTGCCGTGGCGCAGATTGTTACCTGA
- a CDS encoding (2Fe-2S)-binding protein, protein MDLAIQISLTVNGVAVSRRVEPRQSLVDFLRYGLELTGSHVGCEHGVCGACTVRVDGAIARGCLMLAVQCDGCRVETIEGVAGTGEVFDLQQAFAQENALQCGFCTPGMLLTAQDLLARKPAASAQEIREALSGNYCRCTGYHAIVEAVRKTAEARGRA, encoded by the coding sequence ATGGACCTGGCGATTCAGATTTCGCTGACGGTGAACGGCGTGGCGGTGAGCCGGCGCGTCGAGCCGCGGCAGAGCCTGGTGGACTTCCTCCGCTACGGCCTCGAGCTGACGGGCTCTCACGTGGGCTGCGAGCACGGCGTCTGCGGCGCCTGCACGGTGCGGGTGGACGGGGCCATCGCGCGCGGGTGCCTCATGCTGGCGGTCCAGTGCGACGGCTGCCGCGTCGAGACCATCGAGGGCGTCGCCGGCACGGGCGAGGTCTTCGATCTCCAGCAGGCCTTCGCGCAGGAGAACGCGCTCCAGTGCGGCTTCTGCACCCCGGGCATGCTGCTGACGGCTCAGGACCTGCTCGCGCGCAAGCCGGCAGCGAGCGCGCAGGAGATTCGCGAGGCGCTCTCGGGCAATTACTGCCGCTGCACCGGGTATCACGCCATCGTCGAGGCGGTGCGGAAGACGGCCGAGGCGCGCGGGCGCGCATGA